The following coding sequences are from one Diospyros lotus cultivar Yz01 chromosome 7, ASM1463336v1, whole genome shotgun sequence window:
- the LOC127806578 gene encoding uncharacterized protein LOC127806578 isoform X2, whose protein sequence is MSLSGPSVSSGGRTFRRAFEFGRTHVVKPKGRHQATIVWLHGLGDTGSSWSQLLETLPLPNIKWICPTAPSQPIALFGGFPSTAWFDVADLSETAQDDLDGLDASAAHVASLLSTEPADIKLAVGGFSMGAATALYSATCFALEKYTNGNPYTTNLSAAVGLSGWLPCSKDLSSKIAGKVEAAGRAASLPVLLCHGKGSLICYPRKQEGL, encoded by the exons ATGAGCCTCAGTGGCCCTTCTGTGAGTTCTG GTGGTAGAACTTTTAGAAGGGCCTTTGAGTTTGGGAGGACCCATGTGGTCAAGCCTAAAGGCAGGCACCAGGCCACCATAGTCTGGCTGCACGGCCTTGGTGATACTGGTTCCAG CTGGTCCCAACTCTTGGAGACGCTTCCTCTTCCAAAT ATCAAATGGATCTGCCCAACTGCTCCTTCTCAACCGATAGCCTTGTTTGGTGGTTTTCCTTCTACTGCTT GGTTTGATGTAGCTGACCTTTCGGAAACTGCTCAAGATGATTTAGACGGTCTGGATGCATCAGCAGCACATGTTGCAAGTCTGTTATCAACAGAGCCTGCTGACA TTAAGCTTGCTGTTGGAGGCTTCAGTATGGGTGCAGCGACGGCCCTATACTCTGCAACTTGCTTTGCTCTCGAAAAATATACAAATGGCAACCCATACACAACCAATTTAAGTGCAGCTGTTGGTTTAAGCGGCTGGCTTCCATGTTCAAA GGACTTGAGTAGCAAGATTGCAGGGAAAGTTGAAGCTGCAGGGCGAGCTGCATCCTTGCCTGTTTTACTTTGTCATGGCAAAG GCTCACTCATTTGCTATCCAAGAAAGCAAGAAGGCTTATGA
- the LOC127806576 gene encoding probable receptor-like protein kinase At5g20050 translates to MEDKRANIVAGSSIIALIIVIIVARVSLGLSKTFYLIAGADAAAILAVIAIVLVRRRFNSRRRLFETQVVSEGRELRIEYSFLRKVAGVPTKFRHRELEIATDGFRSLIGKGSSASVFKGILSDGTAVAVKRIESNQRGEKEFRSEVAAIASVQHVNLVRLIGYCCVPTGPQFLVYEFISNGSLNRWIFPQRGNQNSNAECLPWELRRRIAVDVAKGLSYLHHDCRSRILHLDVKPENILLDENYRALISDFGLSKLMGKDESRVVTTIRGTRGYLAPEWILEHGISEKSDIYSFGMVLLEIIGGRRNICVTDNHMDKSRRRFDFFPKIVSEKLREGSVMEVVDARLLEQGNIDEREVKRLVCVALWCIQEKARLRPAMAEVLEMLEGRVPVEEPPQTQMIVVDLLAIDEEDPIPGHDRRRVAAVARRQVDGDIPSPLSGSLAMSVLSGR, encoded by the coding sequence ATGGAGGACAAAAGGGCAAACATAGTTGCTGGTTCGTCGATCATCGCCCTTATCATTGTCATCATCGTTGCTCGTGTCTCCCTCGGATTGTCCAAGACTTTCTATCTCATTGCCGGAGCAGATGCAGCAGCGATCCTTGCAGTCATAGCGATTGTTCTAGTCAGACGCCGATTCAACTCCCGAAGGAGATTGTTCGAGACTCAGGTGGTTTCAGAAGGCCGAGAGCTTAGAATCGAGTACAGTTTTCTCCGGAAAGTAGCCGGAGTTCCGACTAAATTCAGGCACCGGGAACTTGAAATAGCAACAGACGGTTTCCGGTCGCTGATAGGGAAAGGATCGTCGGCTTCGGTTTTCAAAGGAATACTGAGCGACGGCACCGCCGTGGCCGTGAAACGGATCGAGTCAAATCAGCGCGGCGAGAAGGAATTCAGATCGGAAGTTGCCGCCATTGCCAGTGTTCAACACGTGAATCTCGTTCGCCTCATTGGATACTGCTGCGTCCCAACCGGTCCCCAATTTCTCGTTTACGAGTTCATCTCGAATGGATCGCTGAATAGATGGATTTTTCCTCAAAGAGGAAACCAAAACTCAAATGCTGAATGCTTGCCGTGGGAGTTGAGGCGTAGAATCGCCGTCGATGTAGCTAAGGGGCTTTCTTACCTGCACCACGATTGCCGGTCGAGGATCCTGCACCTGGACGTCAAGCCGGAAAACATCCTTCTCGATGAGAATTACCGAGCcttaatttcggatttcggcCTCTCAAAGCTCATGGGGAAAGATGAGAGCAGAGTTGTGACCACGATTCGAGGGACTCGAGGCTACTTGGCGCCAGAGTGGATTCTGGAACACGGCATCTCTGAGAAATCCGACATTTACAGTTTCGGAATGGTCCTTCTGGAGATCATCGGTGGCCGGAGGAACATTTGCGTGACCGACAATCACATGGACAAGTCAAGGAGGAGATTTGATTTCTTCCCCAAGATTGTGAGCGAGAAACTGCGAGAAGGCAGCGTTATGGAAGTGGTGGACGCGAGGCTATTAGAACAGGGAAACATTGATGAGAGAGAGGTCAAGAGATTGGTTTGTGTAGCTTTGTGGTGCATTCAGGAGAAGGCTAGGCTGAGGCCAGCCATGGCTGAAGTGTTGGAAATGCTTGAAGGCCGTGTGCCAGTGGAAGAGCCTCCTCAGACACAAATGATCGTCGTTGATCTTTTGGCGATTGATGAAGAAGACCCAATCCCTGGCCATGATAGAAGAAGAGTTGCTGCAGTTGCAAGACGTCAGGTAGATGGTGATATTCCTTCCCCATTATCAGGCTCACTTGCAATGTCAGTGTTATCAGGCAGATAG